A stretch of the Effusibacillus pohliae DSM 22757 genome encodes the following:
- a CDS encoding multicopper oxidase family protein encodes MKKIKLKQGTEVEAWTYNGTAPGPQIRVTQGDKLRVILKNDLPEPTSIHWHGYPVPNDMDGIPGVTQNAVKPGESFTYEFTATVPGTYWYHSHQNSVEQEDKGLYGSLVVEPKSPTARYDKDVTLVLDEWMTGMDHSKMGMGNGNMSGMDHGNMNMGGGNMSGMNHGNMSMGGNMSGNSGGSGQTGSEMSHDAMMKQMYNVFTVNGAAGKMIQPIEVKPGERVKLRFVNAGFQTHLIHLHDQSFTITDTDGQPIQDPAPVTNQLLAIAPGERYDLEFTASDKGFWIDDHADSPAAADIQIPVKIAGGDNQSSLSSAKDAKLPVIDMTAYGKKTNADGRKYNKAFTMELNNVKTQSGEEVYTINGKTFPDTAPLSVEKGDWVKVTFVNRGTVDHPMHLHGHFFRVVTKNGQPVQGSPLLKDTLNVRPGEKYEVEFLADNPGQWMFHCHDLHHASAGMVTEVKYQGFKPSFTLDPTVGNKPE; translated from the coding sequence GTGAAAAAGATCAAACTGAAACAAGGTACAGAAGTGGAGGCCTGGACGTATAACGGAACCGCTCCGGGTCCGCAGATTCGGGTAACTCAAGGCGACAAATTGCGTGTCATTTTGAAAAATGATCTGCCTGAACCGACCAGCATCCATTGGCACGGTTATCCCGTTCCAAACGACATGGATGGAATCCCCGGGGTTACCCAGAACGCCGTGAAGCCAGGCGAGTCTTTCACCTATGAATTTACTGCCACAGTGCCCGGAACATACTGGTACCATTCACACCAGAACAGTGTGGAGCAGGAGGACAAAGGGCTGTACGGTTCCCTGGTGGTCGAACCGAAAAGCCCTACTGCCCGATATGATAAGGATGTCACCCTTGTTCTTGACGAATGGATGACAGGGATGGATCACAGCAAGATGGGCATGGGTAACGGAAACATGTCTGGGATGGACCATGGCAACATGAACATGGGCGGTGGAAACATGTCTGGCATGAACCACGGCAACATGAGTATGGGCGGAAACATGTCTGGTAACAGCGGTGGTTCGGGTCAAACCGGTTCGGAAATGTCGCACGATGCGATGATGAAACAAATGTACAACGTGTTTACAGTAAACGGAGCTGCCGGAAAAATGATTCAACCGATTGAAGTAAAACCGGGTGAACGAGTCAAACTCCGGTTTGTGAATGCCGGGTTCCAGACTCACCTGATCCATTTGCACGATCAATCTTTTACCATTACCGATACCGACGGCCAACCGATTCAAGACCCGGCACCCGTCACCAATCAGTTGCTGGCGATTGCCCCGGGTGAACGCTATGATCTGGAGTTTACCGCTTCCGACAAAGGGTTCTGGATCGATGACCATGCGGATTCTCCAGCCGCGGCGGACATTCAAATACCGGTTAAAATTGCGGGCGGAGACAATCAGTCGTCGTTGTCATCCGCGAAGGATGCAAAACTGCCGGTGATCGACATGACCGCTTATGGAAAGAAAACCAACGCAGACGGGCGCAAGTACAACAAAGCATTCACGATGGAACTGAATAACGTGAAAACCCAGTCCGGCGAGGAAGTCTATACGATTAACGGAAAAACCTTCCCGGATACCGCGCCGCTTTCCGTCGAAAAAGGCGACTGGGTGAAGGTTACATTCGTTAACCGCGGGACTGTGGATCACCCGATGCATTTGCACGGTCATTTCTTCCGGGTGGTGACGAAAAACGGCCAACCGGTGCAAGGATCACCGCTGCTTAAGGATACGTTGAACGTACGGCCCGGCGAAAAATACGAGGTGGAATTTTTGGCCGATAATCCCGGCCAATGGATGTTCCACTGCCACGACCTGCACCACGCTTCCGCCGGGATGGTAACGGAAGTGAAGTATCAGGGATTCAAACCTTCGTTCACTCTGGATCCAACAGTCGGAAACAAACCGGAATAA
- a CDS encoding heavy metal translocating P-type ATPase: MATETQVRQSDAPTAEERVALGITGMTCAACATRVEKNLSKVEGVKQAAVNLASEKATVTFDPNKVSVDQLIEQVKKTGYGVREEKATLSISGMTCAACSTRVEKALKKVDGVLNANVNLASEKATVEYIPGKTNIDQLIAAVQKAGYEARTDQEINADTEREARQREYQAQKRLLTFGAVLSSFFLLQMISDFAMVYSSDLAFRFHLHPYVQLLLATVVQFYVGARFYKGAYKALRGGSANMDVLVSLGTSAAYFYSLVNVLIGNWDHLYFEAATIVITLIVLGKMLEARAKGQTSEAIKKLMGLQAKTARVIRDGREVEIPIEDVKVGDILFVRAGEKIPVDGEIIEGSSTVDESMLTGESMPVSKNVGDPVIGATLNKHGSFKFRATKVGKDTALAQIIRLVEEAQGSKAPIQRLADTISGIFVPIVIGIALLTFALTYFLAGFTPALISAVAVLVIACPCALGLATPTAVMVGTGKGAENGILIKGAEHLESAHRLTTVVLDKTGTITKGEPEVTDVVSVGKYSENELLQLAATAERGSEHPLGEAIVKKAKERGLETGDVSRFHAIPGHGIEAEVNGRKILIGNKKLMREQNVAIAPWIDRMEELESQGKTAMLMAVDGQLEGIVAVADSVKDTSAQAIRQLKKMDIEVIMITGDNKRTAEAIAKQVGVDRVLAEVLPEDKAAEVEKLKQEGKIVAMVGDGINDAPALVAAHIGIAIGTGTDVAIEAADVTLMRGDLMGIVDTIRLSQATMRKIRQNLFWAFAYNIVLIPVAAFGLLNPMLAGAAMAFSSVSVVTNTLFLRRWKPVRL, encoded by the coding sequence ATGGCAACCGAAACGCAGGTTCGCCAATCGGATGCGCCGACTGCGGAAGAGCGGGTTGCGCTTGGCATTACCGGGATGACCTGTGCGGCGTGCGCGACACGAGTGGAGAAAAACCTCTCGAAAGTGGAAGGGGTCAAGCAGGCGGCGGTCAATCTCGCTTCAGAAAAGGCTACCGTTACGTTTGATCCAAACAAAGTGTCGGTGGACCAGTTGATCGAACAAGTGAAAAAAACGGGATACGGTGTTCGGGAGGAAAAAGCGACGCTTTCCATTAGTGGAATGACCTGCGCCGCTTGCTCGACCCGGGTAGAGAAAGCGCTCAAAAAAGTGGATGGCGTCCTGAACGCAAACGTCAACCTGGCAAGCGAAAAGGCGACTGTCGAATATATACCGGGCAAGACCAACATCGATCAACTGATTGCCGCCGTTCAAAAAGCCGGCTATGAGGCGAGAACGGATCAGGAGATCAATGCGGACACCGAACGCGAAGCCCGGCAACGGGAATACCAGGCGCAAAAGCGGTTGTTGACTTTTGGAGCGGTGTTGTCTTCCTTTTTTCTTCTCCAGATGATATCCGATTTTGCGATGGTGTACTCGTCCGATTTGGCTTTCCGTTTTCACCTTCACCCGTACGTACAGTTGCTGTTGGCGACGGTTGTGCAATTTTACGTTGGAGCACGTTTCTACAAAGGCGCGTACAAAGCGCTCCGCGGAGGAAGCGCCAACATGGACGTGCTCGTTTCGCTGGGAACCTCGGCGGCGTATTTCTACAGCCTGGTCAACGTGCTGATTGGCAACTGGGACCATCTCTATTTTGAAGCGGCAACGATTGTCATTACCCTGATCGTTCTCGGAAAAATGCTGGAAGCGCGGGCCAAGGGGCAGACATCGGAAGCGATCAAAAAACTGATGGGCTTGCAGGCGAAAACGGCCCGCGTGATTCGTGACGGACGGGAAGTGGAGATTCCGATTGAAGACGTCAAAGTGGGGGATATCCTGTTTGTCCGTGCCGGCGAAAAAATTCCGGTCGACGGCGAAATCATCGAGGGAAGCAGCACGGTGGACGAATCGATGCTCACCGGCGAAAGCATGCCCGTCTCGAAAAACGTAGGCGATCCGGTGATCGGCGCCACCCTCAACAAACACGGTTCCTTCAAATTCAGAGCGACGAAAGTCGGCAAGGATACCGCTTTGGCGCAAATCATCAGGCTCGTGGAGGAAGCGCAGGGGTCAAAGGCGCCGATTCAGCGTTTGGCGGATACGATCTCCGGGATCTTTGTGCCGATTGTCATCGGGATCGCTCTCCTTACTTTTGCACTGACCTACTTCCTGGCCGGATTTACGCCAGCGCTGATCAGCGCGGTAGCGGTATTGGTGATCGCGTGCCCTTGCGCGTTGGGGTTGGCGACTCCCACGGCGGTCATGGTGGGAACAGGGAAAGGCGCGGAGAACGGAATTTTGATAAAAGGAGCGGAGCATCTGGAAAGCGCGCATCGGCTGACGACGGTTGTGCTCGACAAAACGGGTACGATCACCAAGGGTGAGCCGGAAGTTACGGATGTTGTTTCCGTTGGAAAATATTCTGAAAACGAACTGCTCCAATTGGCCGCGACGGCTGAACGCGGTTCCGAACACCCGTTGGGCGAGGCGATCGTCAAGAAAGCCAAAGAAAGAGGATTGGAAACAGGGGACGTTTCCCGCTTCCATGCAATTCCCGGACACGGGATCGAGGCCGAGGTGAACGGCAGGAAGATCCTGATTGGCAACAAAAAACTGATGCGCGAACAGAATGTGGCCATCGCTCCGTGGATCGACCGCATGGAGGAATTGGAGAGCCAAGGAAAGACCGCTATGCTGATGGCGGTCGACGGCCAGCTCGAAGGAATTGTTGCGGTGGCGGATTCGGTCAAGGACACTTCCGCACAGGCGATTCGTCAGTTGAAGAAAATGGACATCGAAGTGATCATGATCACGGGCGACAACAAACGTACGGCGGAGGCGATCGCAAAACAGGTGGGCGTCGACCGGGTGCTCGCCGAGGTATTGCCTGAGGACAAAGCAGCTGAAGTGGAGAAACTGAAACAAGAAGGCAAAATCGTCGCGATGGTGGGCGACGGCATCAACGACGCCCCGGCTCTGGTTGCCGCTCATATTGGCATTGCCATTGGCACGGGAACGGATGTGGCGATCGAAGCAGCGGATGTTACTCTGATGCGCGGGGACTTGATGGGCATCGTCGATACCATTCGACTCTCGCAGGCGACGATGCGAAAGATTCGCCAAAACCTGTTCTGGGCGTTCGCTTATAACATCGTATTGATTCCGGTAGCCGCATTCGGTCTTTTGAATCCGATGCTCGCGGGCGCCGCGATGGCATTCAGTTCTGTTTCGGTGGTCACCAACACGCTGTTCCTGCGCCGTTGGAAACCGGTTCGGTTGTAG
- the copZ gene encoding copper chaperone CopZ — translation MATTTTTLDVKGMSCSHCVQTIEKALGELQGVSAVYVDLNGNKVTVSFDDATVGLDKIKETIEDVGYEVA, via the coding sequence ATGGCGACAACCACCACCACGTTGGATGTGAAAGGGATGTCCTGCAGCCATTGCGTGCAGACGATCGAGAAAGCCCTGGGGGAACTGCAGGGGGTATCTGCAGTCTACGTCGATCTCAATGGCAACAAGGTCACCGTGTCGTTCGATGATGCAACAGTCGGTTTGGACAAAATAAAGGAAACGATTGAAGACGTTGGATACGAGGTGGCGTAG
- a CDS encoding heavy metal translocating P-type ATPase: protein MEKALNKSVYRLQGLTCAHCASKIEAHLQALPDIKEANLNFAAAKLTIVGTISQEELQKEMKKIENVTIRPIGAPEADVRKSFWEPNRKSITTGVSLLALLIGFTVAANDMLSKTFLLISIAAGGYSVAMKGVRNLFRLNFDMNVLMTIAIVGALLIGEWREAAVVAFLFSISETLESYSMEKARHSIRSLMDIAPKEATVLRHGQEIRTPVEELAVGDVILVRPGEKIAIDGEIIDGTSSINEAAITGESMSVDKTVGDRVYAGTLNQQGAIRVRVTKLVEDTTIAKIIHLVEEAQNERAPAQAFVDKFAKYYTPSVMALSVLIASVPPLFFGGNWSRWIYEALALLVVACPCALVVSTPVAIVSAIGAAAKNGVLIKGGIFLEEAGKLKAIAFDKTGTITKGEPAVTDIVALGDKSQTEILEIAAGIERLSEHPLAKAIVKKAEAEGQSPKAAEEFSAITGKGAWGTIEGETYYIGNPRLFEELHGDVSAVRATISSLQDQGKTVMILGTKKEIIGLLAVADQVREQTVQAIRDLKKSGIDKTIMLTGDNNKTAAAIAKQVGVDEFHGELLPDNKLEKMKQLREQYGKVAMVGDGINDAPALASATVGIAMGGAGTDTALETADIALMADDLSKLPYTVRLGRNAIRVIKQNIAFALVTKLLAVLLVFPGWLTLWLAILADMGATILVTLNGIRLLKSE from the coding sequence TTGGAGAAAGCCCTAAATAAAAGCGTGTACCGGCTGCAGGGACTCACTTGTGCGCACTGTGCCTCGAAAATAGAGGCGCATCTTCAGGCGTTGCCTGATATAAAAGAAGCGAATTTGAATTTTGCCGCGGCGAAACTGACCATTGTCGGGACGATTTCTCAAGAAGAACTGCAAAAAGAAATGAAAAAGATCGAAAACGTAACGATTCGTCCTATTGGGGCTCCCGAAGCGGATGTGAGGAAATCGTTTTGGGAACCGAACCGGAAATCGATCACCACTGGCGTTTCTTTGCTCGCGTTGCTGATTGGATTCACGGTTGCAGCCAATGACATGTTAAGCAAAACGTTCTTGTTGATTTCAATCGCGGCGGGCGGTTACTCGGTCGCGATGAAAGGGGTTCGGAACCTCTTTCGATTGAATTTCGACATGAATGTGCTGATGACAATAGCGATTGTGGGAGCTTTGCTGATCGGCGAATGGAGGGAAGCGGCGGTCGTCGCGTTTCTCTTCTCGATCAGCGAAACGCTTGAATCGTATTCGATGGAGAAGGCTCGACACTCCATCCGTTCCTTAATGGACATCGCACCGAAAGAGGCGACCGTGCTTCGACACGGGCAAGAAATCAGGACCCCCGTCGAGGAACTGGCGGTCGGAGACGTTATTTTAGTAAGACCCGGTGAGAAGATTGCGATCGATGGGGAAATTATCGACGGAACGTCGTCCATTAATGAAGCAGCGATCACCGGCGAGTCGATGTCAGTCGACAAAACGGTCGGAGACAGGGTGTACGCCGGGACGCTGAACCAGCAAGGCGCGATTCGGGTGCGTGTAACGAAGTTGGTTGAGGACACCACAATCGCGAAAATCATCCATTTGGTCGAAGAAGCGCAAAACGAACGGGCACCCGCGCAAGCGTTCGTTGACAAGTTTGCAAAGTATTACACTCCGTCCGTGATGGCGTTGTCGGTCCTGATCGCGAGCGTTCCTCCGCTTTTCTTCGGAGGCAATTGGAGTCGTTGGATTTACGAAGCGCTAGCACTGTTGGTAGTCGCCTGCCCGTGCGCATTGGTGGTGTCTACGCCGGTTGCCATCGTATCCGCCATTGGAGCCGCCGCAAAGAACGGTGTTTTGATTAAAGGCGGTATCTTCCTTGAAGAAGCCGGCAAGCTAAAGGCAATCGCGTTCGACAAAACCGGCACGATAACGAAAGGCGAACCGGCTGTCACGGATATCGTAGCGCTCGGTGACAAGAGCCAAACGGAGATTCTGGAAATCGCCGCGGGAATTGAGAGGTTGTCCGAGCATCCTTTGGCGAAAGCCATCGTGAAAAAAGCGGAAGCGGAAGGTCAATCCCCGAAAGCTGCGGAAGAATTCTCCGCGATCACTGGGAAAGGCGCGTGGGGAACAATCGAAGGGGAAACGTACTACATCGGAAATCCCCGTCTGTTCGAAGAGCTTCACGGCGACGTTTCAGCGGTTCGAGCAACGATTTCCTCTTTGCAGGACCAAGGCAAGACGGTGATGATTCTGGGAACGAAAAAGGAGATCATCGGCTTGCTCGCGGTGGCAGACCAGGTCAGGGAGCAAACCGTGCAAGCAATCCGGGACTTGAAAAAATCGGGGATCGACAAAACGATCATGCTCACCGGGGACAATAACAAGACGGCAGCCGCCATCGCCAAACAAGTTGGCGTCGACGAATTCCACGGTGAACTGTTGCCCGACAACAAGTTGGAAAAAATGAAACAGTTGCGCGAGCAATACGGAAAAGTAGCGATGGTCGGGGACGGCATCAACGACGCTCCCGCGTTGGCGTCGGCGACTGTGGGAATCGCGATGGGAGGAGCCGGAACGGACACCGCTCTGGAAACGGCGGACATCGCGTTAATGGCAGACGATCTTTCAAAACTTCCGTATACAGTACGACTTGGGCGAAACGCGATCCGAGTGATTAAACAGAACATCGCATTCGCGCTTGTTACGAAATTGCTTGCCGTTCTCCTGGTCTTTCCGGGTTGGCTCACTCTTTGGCTGGCGATTCTTGCCGACATGGGTGCGACGATCCTGGTAACACTGAACGGAATCCGGCTGTTGAAATCTGAATAA
- a CDS encoding ArsR/SmtB family transcription factor, producing the protein MTDLMNRRVNQSEKDHDTCEVFCYDEEKVNRLKGEVEITKGIASLFKALADDTRIKIAYALCREEELCVCDVANIIGSTAAAASHHLRLLRNMGLAKYRKEGKLVFYSLDDEHVKQLILTALAHTEEGKAIGESPK; encoded by the coding sequence ATGACAGACTTGATGAATCGACGCGTGAATCAATCTGAGAAGGATCACGATACTTGTGAAGTCTTTTGTTACGACGAAGAAAAAGTAAACAGGCTTAAAGGAGAAGTTGAGATCACAAAAGGGATCGCGTCTCTCTTCAAAGCGCTGGCTGACGACACGAGGATCAAAATCGCGTACGCGCTGTGCAGGGAGGAAGAGCTTTGCGTTTGCGACGTGGCGAACATTATCGGTTCCACCGCGGCGGCCGCGTCCCACCACCTTCGGCTGCTTCGCAACATGGGACTGGCGAAATACCGGAAAGAAGGAAAATTGGTGTTCTATTCGCTCGATGACGAGCACGTCAAACAGTTGATTTTAACCGCGCTTGCGCACACGGAGGAGGGGAAAGCAATTGGAGAAAGCCCTAAATAA